The following nucleotide sequence is from Ferruginibacter lapsinanis.
GGTGATCGTTACAGGAGGAATGATCGTAAAGTTTGTAGCGCTGATATCATTCACTGATACATCTCCGGTGTTGCTGATCTTTACTAAACATTGTGTGGAGGCTACTGTAGGTACTGTCCATACATATACTCCTGTATTGGGTGCAGCGTTCGTGATCAAGGTCCAGGTGCTGCCATTATTCGTTGAGTACTCTAATCTTGCTGTAGTGTATAATCTTGTGGTCAGCCAGGTAATATTGTATGTACAACGGGGACTTAATACATCGCCGCCGTTAGGTGCCGTGAGTATTGGTGTTGCCGGTGTGATGGTAAAGGCTGTATTGTTATCATCATACTTACAGTTGTTTACATAATCTGTTACTCTTACCCAGCAGGTAGTGCTGGATGTGTTGGGGAGTGTCCAGTTGTAACTATTACCCGTGATATTGGTAGCAACGGTTGTCCAGCTGTTACCACCATTCAATGAGTATTGTACATTGTACTGACCAGAGGCTGTTGGTAAGTTTGTCCATGTGATGGTATGGCTTGTTAAACCTACCCAGCTTTCGCCGCCGTTAGGACTCGTTACGGTGATGTCATTGCTCGGGATGATGTTGAATACTGCATTGCTGGTATCTCTTATTGTTGAAGAAGAATTTGATCCGTAAACATAGATCAATGCTTTACTGGTGGTGATACCGTTTGGTACTGTCCAGTTATACGTCTGCGTTAGTGAACTATTATCTGATACTGCTGTGATATAATTAAAGGTAGATCCGCTATCGATTGAATAATAAATATTCCACACACCGCCGCAGGTGGTCTTATTAAAGGTGATCGGCAAGATATTACAACCTATGCCTGTCTCGCCACCATTAGGACTTGTGATCGTTACAGGAGGAATGATCGTAAAGTTTGTAGCGCTGATATCATTCACTGATACATCGCCGGTGTTGCTGATCTTTACTAAACATTGTGTGGAGGCTACTGTAGGTACTGTCCATACATATACTCCTGTATTGGGTGCAGCGTTCGTGATCAAGGTCCAGGTGCTGCCATTATTCGTTGAGTACTCTAATCTTGCTGTAGTGTATAGTCTTGAGGTCAACCAGGTAATGTTTTGCGTACAACGGGGGCTTAATACATCGCCGCCATTAGGTGCTGTGAGTATGGGTGTTGCAGGGGTAATAGTAAAGGCTGCATTGTTATCATCATACTTACAGTTGTTTACATAATCTGTTACTCTTACCCAGCAGGTGGTGCTGGATGTGTTGGGGAGTGTCCAGTTGTAACTGTTGCCCGTGATATTGGTAGCGATGGTTGTCCAGCTATTGCCACCATTCAATGAGTATTGTACATTGTACTGACCCGATGCAGTAGGTAAGTTTGTCCATGTGATGGTATGGCCTGTTAAGCCTACCCAGCTTTCGCCTCCGTTAGGACTGGTTACCGTGATGTCGTTGCTCGGGATGATATTGAACACCGCATTAGTGGTGTCTCTTATGGTTGAAGAAGAATTTGATCCGTAAATATAGATCAATGCTTTACTGGTGGTGATACCGTTTGGTACTGTCCAGTTATACGTCTGCGTTAGTAAACTATTATCTGATACTGCTGTGATATAATTAAAGGTAGATCCGCTATCGATTGAATAATAAATATTCCACACACCGCCGCAGGTGGTCTTATTAAAGGTGATCGGTAAGATATTACAACCTATGCCTGTCTCGCCACCATTAGGACTTGTGATCGTTACCGCAGGAATGATCGTAAAGTTTGTAGCGCTGATATCATTCACTGATACATCGCCGGTGTTGCTGATCTTTACTAAACATTGTGTGGAGGCTACTGTAGGTACTGTCCATACATATACTCCTGTATTGGGTGCAGCGTTCGTGATCAAGGTCCAGGTGCTGCCGTTGTCTACCGAGTACTCCAGTCTTGCCGTGGTATATAATCTTGATGTCAACCAGGTAATATTAAATGTACAACGGGGACTTAATACATCACCGCCGTTAGGACTGATCAATAGTGGTTGCGCCGGTGTGATGGTGAAGGTTGCGTTGCTTATATCCTGCATACAGTTTTGCACATAATCCTGTACTCTCACCAAACAATTTGTACTTAATGCAACAGCGGGTAAGGTCCATGCATACGTTCCTCCTGTAGTAGAATAATTGGTAGCAATGTTTACCCATGAGCTTCCTCCATTTAAAGAGTAAGCAATGTTATAAGTGTTTGAAGTACCAACCGCATTCCATGTAATGTTATGCACTGTACCTCCCTGCCATGTTTCTCCTCCATTAGGTGAAGTAACGGTTACGGGTATGTTTATCGTAAAATAGGCGTCGCTTTTATCTGTTGTAGTTGGCGCCTGAGCATCATACACTCTTAGGAGTACCGTAGAGGATTGTATGTTGGGTACAGTCCAAAGAAACTGACCGTTAGCAGATAAATAATTTGTAGCTACCGATGCCCATATTGTTCCTCCATCTAAAGAATAATCAATATTCCAATAATTGGATGATGTGCCGGTTTGTGTCCATTTAACCGGATACTGCTGACAGGCATACAATACCTCTCCGCCATTAGGTTGCGTCAGCGTAACTGTTTGTGCAAAAGAAAACCGGCATAATAAACTTACCAGTAAAATACATAACCCTTTTCTAATAATATTCGTCATAAATAATTAATACAATCTTTTAAAATATTCAGATGGAAATTTATTCCTTAGTGAGTTCTATTTGACTTTTTACTTGCCAAAGAATACCTCAGAAAAAACATTCTCAAACAGTTTTTTATGGATCAAGAGGAGATTAAAATGCAGTAGTTACATTTCGGGTGAAGATATAAATATTTTTTATACAATATTTAAAGGGCAATAAAAAATCAGCCTTCAAAAATTAAAAAAGGCGTTCCGATATTTATCGAAACGCCTTTGAAATTTTATTGAGAAGATCTTCTCTTATTCGAAAGTAAGATCCAAACCTAAACCTCTTAATTCATGAACCAATACATTGAATGATTCTGGAATACCAGGGCGAGGAATGTTTTCACCTTTTACAATTGCTTCGTATGTTTTAGCACGTCCGATGATATCATCAGATTTAAGCGTTAACAACTCTTGCAAGATATTAGATGCACCATAAGCCTCTAATGCCCAAACCTCCATCTCTCCAAATCTTTGACCACCGAACTGAGCTTTACCACCTAACGGTTGTTGTGTGATCAAACTGTATGGTCCGATTGAACGGGCATGCATTTTATCATCCACCATATGGTGTAATTTGATGATATAGATGATACCTACTGTTGCTTTCTGATCAAAACGTTCGCCGGTTTCTCCATCATATAAATACGTATGGCCAAACTTAGGTAAACCTGCTTTAGTGATGTTCGCATCAATTTCGGCTACACTTGCACCATCGAAGATCGGCGTTGCAAATTTTACACCTAATTTTTCACCAGCCCATCCTAATACAGTTTCATAGATCTGTCCAAGGTTCATACGACTAGGTACACCCAGTGGATTCAATACGATATCAACAGGAGTTCCGTCTTCTAAGAAAGGCATATCTTCCTGACGTACGATACGGGAAACGATCCCTTTGTTACCGTGACGACCTGCCATCTTATCTCCCACTTTCAACTTACGTTTTACAGCAAGATATACTTTAGCTAATTTCAATACACCTGCAGGTAATTCATCACCAATACTGATGTTGAATTTCTCTCTCTTATAACGACCTAACTCTTCGTTGAATTTAATACTGTAGTTGTGCAACAATATGTTGATCAGGTCATCCACTTTAGCATCACCTGTCCATCCTAACGGATTTACGTTCAGGTAATCGATGTTTGATAAATTCTTTTGATTGAATTTAGCACCTTTACCGATCAATACTTCACCAAAATTATTGCTAACACCTGCAGAAGTTTTTTCTTTTAAAAGTGTAGTTAATTTACCAACTAACAATTCTAAAATATCTGCTTCGTTCTTTTCGTGTGTTTTTTCAATTTTATCCAAAGATGCTTTCTCTCTTACTTTTGCATTCTTATCTTTCTTAGCACGTTGGAATAATTTTTTATTGATCACCACACCTTCAGTACCTGATGGAGCTTTTAAAGAAGCATCTTTAGCATCACCTGCTTTATCACCAAAGATGGCACGTAACAACTTCTCTTCAGGAGTTGGATCGCTTTCACCTTTTGGAGTGATCTTACCGATAATGATATCGCCTTCTTTAATATGAGCACCGATACGGATGATACCGTTCTGATCAAGATCTTTAGTAGCTTCTTCACTAACGTTTGGAATATCCGGCGTTAATTCTTCTTCTCCTAATTTAGTATCACGTACTTCTGTTTCAAACTCACTGATATGGATAGACGTGAACCAGTCATCTTTTACTACTTTTTCAGAGATAACGATCGCATCCTCAAAGTTGTACCCTTTCCATGGCATGAACGCCACTTTTAAGTTACGACCTAAGGCCATTTCACCACCTTGTGTTGCGTATCCTTCCGTTAAGAAATCGCCTTCAACCACTTTTTGTCCTTTAACAACACATGGACGTAAGTTGATGGTTGTTTCCTGGTTGGTACGGATGAACTTAGTTACTTTATATATTTTAAGATCATCTTCAAAGCTTACCAATTGTTGTATTTCGCTTCTGTTGTAACGAACATGAATTTCATCACCATCAACGTATTCTACCACACCATTACCTTCTGCATGTAATTGAATTCTTGCATCACGTGCTGCTTTTGCTTCCAAACCAGTACCAACGATAGGCACTTGCGGACGTAACAATGGTACAGCCTGACGTTGCATGTTCGATCCCATCAAGGCACGGTTAGCATCATCATGTTCAAGGAACGGAATCAATGAAGCACTCAAACCAACGATCTGGTTTGGAGCAACGTCCATGTATTCTACTTCGCCTTTATCTAAGATCGGGAAATCGCCTGTTTGACGACTCTTGATCTTGTCTTCGATGAAGTTTCCTTTATCATCCATCGGGATGTTTGCCTGTGCAATTTTTGCAGTATCTTCTTCTTCAGCAGAAAGGAAAGTGATCTTCTTCATGTCAGCCTTACCATCAGTTACTTTATGGTATGGTGTTTCGATGAAGCCCATGTCATTGATCTTGGCATGTACACATAGTGTAGATATCAAACCAATGTTTGGTCCTTCCGGCGTTTCAATTGTACACAAACGACCGTAGTGAGAATAATGTACATCTCGAACCTCGAAACCTGCTCTCTCTCTACTTAAACCACCGGGCCCTAGCGCTGAGATACGACGTTTGTGCGTAATCTCTGACAATGGGTTTGTTTGATCTAAGAACTGAGATAACTGAGATGTACCAAAGAATGAATTGATAACAGAAGATAATGTTCTTGCGTTGATCAGATCTACCGGAGTAAATACCTCGTTATCACGTACGTTCATTCTTTCACGAATGGTACGAGCCATACGTGCCAACCCTACACCAAACTGAGCATATAATTGCTCACCTACTGTACGTACACGACGGTTGCTTAAGTGATCGATATCATCTACTTCAGATTTACCATTGGTTAATTGTACCAATGTTTTAATGATAGCGATGATATCATCTTTAGTTAATACTTTTTTAGTGATCGGGAAATCCAATCCTAAACGACGGTTAATTTTATAACGTCCAACTTCACCCAGATCATAACGTTTATCAGAGAAGAATAATTTATCAATGATACCACGTGCTGTTTCGTTATCAGGCGCATCTGCACCACGTAACTGACGGTAGATATGTTGAACCGCTTCCAACTCAGAGTTAGAAGTATCTTTATTTAATGTGTTGTAGATGATCGCATAATCACCACTTACTTCTTCTTTCTGAACGAAAACACTCTTAATGTCTAAGTCAAGAATAGTATCGATATTGCTTTCGTCTAAAATGCTATCTCTTTCTAATACGATCTCGTTTCTTTCAAGGCTCACTACTTCACCGGTATCTTCATCCACGAAATCTTCTACCCATGTACGTAATACACGTGCAGCTAAACGTTTGCCTACATAATTTTTCAACGTTTTCTTATCCACTTTTACTTCATCCGCCATTCCGAATAATTCAAGAATGTCTTTATCTGTTTCAAAGCCGATAGAACGTAACAATGTAGTTACAGGGAATTTTTTCTTACGATCGATGTATGCATACATCACGTTATTGATATCTGTAGCAAACTCCATCCATGCTCCTTTGAAAGGAATTACTCTTGCAGAGTATATCTTGGTTCCGTTCGGGTGAACAGATTGTCCGAAGAATACACCAGGAGAACGGTGTAACTGAGATACCACTACCCTTTCAGCACCATTGATAACGAAAGTACCACGTGGTGTCATGTAAGGAATGTTACCTAAGAATACATCCTGAACGATGGTTTGAAAATCTACGTGTTCTTCATCATTACAACTTAAACGAAGCTTTGCTTTTAAAGGCACAGCGTAGGTCAACCCTCTTTCGATACACTCATCAATCGTGTAACGTGGAGGATCAACGAAATAATCCAAAAATTCCAGAACGAAGATGTTACGGGTATCGGTAATAGGAAAATTTTCCTTGAATACACGGAACAATCCTTCTACGTTACGCTTATCCGGCGTAGTTTCCAACTGGAAAAAATCTTTAAAAGACTGGATTTGAATTCCTAACAAATCGGGTTGCTCTGCCAAATGTTCAATTTTACCGAAATTGATACGTTTAGCGGCGGGAGATTTAGTTGCAGACATATTTTAATTAAAACGTTTTAATGCTGAGAAGATCCTTATTCAATCAAGCTTTGACACAGCTGTAGCTCACTCAAAATTATAAGGACGGCAAAGTTATGAAAAAAATGGGGAATTAATTAAAAAAATAGTTTTTTTTGCCCATTTGGTAGGGTTTTTGTGAAGTGGGCCCAAAACTCACTATACCGTAGCTTTAAACCTAGTATAAATCCCCACTCTTTTTTAGGTACTTTTTCGCAATTTTTCGCTTTTTCGCAGAAATAGTAAAAATATACGTTAGTACAGTTACCGGAAGTTGGTAGTATTTTACTCGATCATATATAAAAGTCCTGAAATACCTGATGCATGATTTTTGCAGAATATTCCACACGAAATGGGTAAAAGTTGAAAACTTTTAGCTTAAAAACGTTCCGGCTTAAATTAGCTTTGTAGAATTACTGAACTGAACGTAAAAATTGCAATCCAATTGATTAATTATTCTAACTTCGCATACAGATCTATTATGTCCATCCTATGAAAAAATTATTATTATTCTCCATCATAGCGATAATATGCGGTAAGAACATATTAGTAGCTCAGTGCCCTCCGAGTGCTACAGCATTTGCAATCAATTATTCTTTATGTATTCCCGAGCCTGGCTGTGCAGTTCTTTTGAATGGCTGGCCCAAAGGGGTGCTTGTTAATATATTCGGTGGCTCTCCATTACAAACCATCACCACCGTTCAAATACCCGGAACGTATCCCGAACCTGGTGTTGATAATGCTTTTGTATGTGTGCCTTGTAATGTTCCATTGGTTTTTGCTTCTACTGTGCCCGGAGCTACCAATGGCTGTGTAATTATCAGCACCATAAGTGTTCCGATAAAATTAAGCCGCTTTGAAGCCATCCCTTCGGCCGGAAATACATGTAACATTGAATGGTCTGCCTCTTCACAAACAGGAAGTGAGAAATTTGTGATAGAAAGAAGTGTTGATGGTAAGAATTTTGCTGAATTGGCTACTGTATATGCGTTGAAGACTGATAACGTAGAAAAGAACTATTCGTACACCGATAAAATACCTAATCAACCTCAACTTTTTTATCGCATCAAAACAGTAGAGATCACCGGAAAGTTATCTTACTCAACTACTGTTTCCGTTAAAAACAAGGCTGATTTTGGTATGAGCATTTATCCTAATCCGGCTATCAATACTTTTAAAGTAAATGTTTCTCCTCAACACCTGCCTGCGCTGATAAAAATTTATAATGCCCAGGGAGAAATTGTTTATTCAGCCAAAACAACCGAACCTACTGTAGAGGTTAAAGAAAAAATACCAAGTGGTGTTTATTCTGTGAAGGTATTTAGTGCCAACAATATTTTACTTACGCAAAAAATGATCAAACAATAAGTTTGGTCAATTAACTTATTTCTCACACTGATTGAAAGCAAAAAGCCGACCTACTTGCGTAGACCGGCTTTTAAAGCTATGTTAGAAACTACTTAGAAATTAAGCTACTTCAACTTCAGCACCAGCTTCAGTTAATTTAGCTTTTAATTCGTCAGCAGTTGCTTTATCAACACCTTCTTTAACTGGTTTTGGAGCGCCATCAACTAAATCTTTAGCTTCTTTCAATCCTAATCCTGTTAATTCTTTAACGATTTTTACAACCGCTAATTTGTTAGCACCACCGCTTTTCAATATTACATTGAACGATGTTTTTTCTTCAGCAGCAGCAGCTTCGCCACCACCAGCACTTACTACAACTGCAGCTGCAGCTGGTTCAATACCGTACTCTGATTTTAAAAATTCTGCTAATTCTTGTACGTCTTTTACAGTTAAGTTTACTAAACTTTCTGCTAATGCTTTTACGTCTGCCATAATGTTTAATTTTTTCCGCCTTCAAAGTTTTCACTCCGGCGGAGAGTTTAAAAAAATTGTTTGGTGCCTCTTTTGCCTGAGACAAGGCATATCATTTAATGATTTAAATGCAATTATTCAGCTGCAGGAGCTTCTGCCGCTGCGTCTGCTGCCGGAGCTTCAGGAGCAGCTGGTGCTTCTGTTGCTGGTGCTGCCGCTTCTACTGCAGGAGCAGCTACTTCAGCAACAACTTCTTCTGCGGCTTTAGCTGCGTCTTTGTTTTGTAACGCACCCAATACACGTTGTATTGGAGATTGTAACAATCCAATAACTTCACCAATCAACTCATTCTTAGTTTTAATTTGAGTAAGCGCTTTCAATTGATTGTCGCCTACAAAAATATCACCGTTGATGAATGCTGCTTTTAATTCAGGTTTTTCGCCTTTGCTTTCTTTCCTGAATCCGCTTAAAATTAAAGCTGGTTCTTTAGGATTTTCGCTGAACAATAATGCAGTTACTTTATGCAAAGAATCATACACTCCTGTATATTTTTCAGCATCTAATCCTTCCAATGCTTTTCTGATCAGAGTATTTTTAGCAACTCTCATTTCCACTTGCTTGTTAAAGCAATGGCGACGAAGTTGACTAACTTGCGCTACCGTTAAACTTTCGGTATCAGTTACGTAGAAGTTATTGTACTGAGAGAATTTTTCTTTCAGTGCAACAATTACGTCGTTTTTTTCTTGTTTAGTCATGACTAATATTTTTTAATCTCTGGTGAGACTTAGTTAGAAACAGATTTAGTGTCAATTAAAATACCCGGGCTCATGGTACTTGCCATGCTAACACCTTTCAGGTAAGTTCCTTTAGAAGAAGATGGTTTTAGTTTTACCAATGCATTGATCAATTCCTGACTGTTTTCAGCAATTTTTTCTGCACTGAAACTTACACGGCCGATAGAAGCATGTATGATACCTACTTTATCAACTTTGAAAGCAATTTTACCACCTTTCACTTCGTTTACTGCACCAGCTACATCATTAGTAACTGTACCGGTTTTAGGATTCGGCATTAAGTTACGAGGACCTAATACTTTACCTAGTTTACCAATTTTAGGCATTACAGCAGGAGTAGCGATGATAACATCAATATCTGTCCATCCACCTTCAATTTTTGCAACGAATTCGTCTAACCCAACATAATCAGCACCGGCAGCTTTTGCAGATTCCTCTTTATCAGGAGTACAAAGCACTAATACTTTTTTAGTTTTACCGGTACCGTGTGGTAATGAAACCGTACCACGGATAGCCTGGTCAGCTTTTTTAGGATCAACTCCTAATTTAATATGCAAATCAACAGAACTGTCGAATTTGGTAGTGTTTAATTCTTTAACTAAGGAAGAAGCTTCTTTTAAAGAGTAAGCTTTGTTAACATCAACCTTAGCGTTGGCTAATTTTCTTTTTTTAGTAATCATTTTCTAAAATTTTTGTGGTTGATAATTAATTTTCCCAAGGAGCTTTTCCGTCAACAGTTAAACCCATGCTACGTGCAGTACCTGCAACCATGCTCATTGCACTGTTTAGGGTAAATGCGTTTAAATCGGCCATTTTATCCTCAGCGATCGCTTGTACTTGCGCCCAGGTAACTTTACCAACTTTTACACGGTTTGGTTCTTTACTACCACTTTGTAATTTTGCCGCTTCCATTAATTGAACTGCAGCCGGTGGAGTTTTAATGATAAATTCGAAAGACTTATCAGCGAAAACTGTGATAAGAACGGGAAGAACTTTCCCTTGTTTATCCTGGGTTCTAGCATTGAATTGCTTACAGAACTCCATGATATTGATACCTTTAGAACCTAATGCAGGTCCGATTGGTGGTGCAGGATTGGCTTGACCGCCTTTACACTGCAATTTCACA
It contains:
- the rplA gene encoding 50S ribosomal protein L1, which translates into the protein MITKKRKLANAKVDVNKAYSLKEASSLVKELNTTKFDSSVDLHIKLGVDPKKADQAIRGTVSLPHGTGKTKKVLVLCTPDKEESAKAAGADYVGLDEFVAKIEGGWTDIDVIIATPAVMPKIGKLGKVLGPRNLMPNPKTGTVTNDVAGAVNEVKGGKIAFKVDKVGIIHASIGRVSFSAEKIAENSQELINALVKLKPSSSKGTYLKGVSMASTMSPGILIDTKSVSN
- the rplJ gene encoding 50S ribosomal protein L10 codes for the protein MTKQEKNDVIVALKEKFSQYNNFYVTDTESLTVAQVSQLRRHCFNKQVEMRVAKNTLIRKALEGLDAEKYTGVYDSLHKVTALLFSENPKEPALILSGFRKESKGEKPELKAAFINGDIFVGDNQLKALTQIKTKNELIGEVIGLLQSPIQRVLGALQNKDAAKAAEEVVAEVAAPAVEAAAPATEAPAAPEAPAADAAAEAPAAE
- the rplL gene encoding 50S ribosomal protein L7/L12; translated protein: MADVKALAESLVNLTVKDVQELAEFLKSEYGIEPAAAAVVVSAGGGEAAAAEEKTSFNVILKSGGANKLAVVKIVKELTGLGLKEAKDLVDGAPKPVKEGVDKATADELKAKLTEAGAEVEVA
- the rplK gene encoding 50S ribosomal protein L11, whose product is MAKEITGYVKLQCKGGQANPAPPIGPALGSKGINIMEFCKQFNARTQDKQGKVLPVLITVFADKSFEFIIKTPPAAVQLMEAAKLQSGSKEPNRVKVGKVTWAQVQAIAEDKMADLNAFTLNSAMSMVAGTARSMGLTVDGKAPWEN
- a CDS encoding T9SS type A sorting domain-containing protein, encoding MKKLLLFSIIAIICGKNILVAQCPPSATAFAINYSLCIPEPGCAVLLNGWPKGVLVNIFGGSPLQTITTVQIPGTYPEPGVDNAFVCVPCNVPLVFASTVPGATNGCVIISTISVPIKLSRFEAIPSAGNTCNIEWSASSQTGSEKFVIERSVDGKNFAELATVYALKTDNVEKNYSYTDKIPNQPQLFYRIKTVEITGKLSYSTTVSVKNKADFGMSIYPNPAINTFKVNVSPQHLPALIKIYNAQGEIVYSAKTTEPTVEVKEKIPSGVYSVKVFSANNILLTQKMIKQ
- the rpoB gene encoding DNA-directed RNA polymerase subunit beta encodes the protein MSATKSPAAKRINFGKIEHLAEQPDLLGIQIQSFKDFFQLETTPDKRNVEGLFRVFKENFPITDTRNIFVLEFLDYFVDPPRYTIDECIERGLTYAVPLKAKLRLSCNDEEHVDFQTIVQDVFLGNIPYMTPRGTFVINGAERVVVSQLHRSPGVFFGQSVHPNGTKIYSARVIPFKGAWMEFATDINNVMYAYIDRKKKFPVTTLLRSIGFETDKDILELFGMADEVKVDKKTLKNYVGKRLAARVLRTWVEDFVDEDTGEVVSLERNEIVLERDSILDESNIDTILDLDIKSVFVQKEEVSGDYAIIYNTLNKDTSNSELEAVQHIYRQLRGADAPDNETARGIIDKLFFSDKRYDLGEVGRYKINRRLGLDFPITKKVLTKDDIIAIIKTLVQLTNGKSEVDDIDHLSNRRVRTVGEQLYAQFGVGLARMARTIRERMNVRDNEVFTPVDLINARTLSSVINSFFGTSQLSQFLDQTNPLSEITHKRRISALGPGGLSRERAGFEVRDVHYSHYGRLCTIETPEGPNIGLISTLCVHAKINDMGFIETPYHKVTDGKADMKKITFLSAEEEDTAKIAQANIPMDDKGNFIEDKIKSRQTGDFPILDKGEVEYMDVAPNQIVGLSASLIPFLEHDDANRALMGSNMQRQAVPLLRPQVPIVGTGLEAKAARDARIQLHAEGNGVVEYVDGDEIHVRYNRSEIQQLVSFEDDLKIYKVTKFIRTNQETTINLRPCVVKGQKVVEGDFLTEGYATQGGEMALGRNLKVAFMPWKGYNFEDAIVISEKVVKDDWFTSIHISEFETEVRDTKLGEEELTPDIPNVSEEATKDLDQNGIIRIGAHIKEGDIIIGKITPKGESDPTPEEKLLRAIFGDKAGDAKDASLKAPSGTEGVVINKKLFQRAKKDKNAKVREKASLDKIEKTHEKNEADILELLVGKLTTLLKEKTSAGVSNNFGEVLIGKGAKFNQKNLSNIDYLNVNPLGWTGDAKVDDLINILLHNYSIKFNEELGRYKREKFNISIGDELPAGVLKLAKVYLAVKRKLKVGDKMAGRHGNKGIVSRIVRQEDMPFLEDGTPVDIVLNPLGVPSRMNLGQIYETVLGWAGEKLGVKFATPIFDGASVAEIDANITKAGLPKFGHTYLYDGETGERFDQKATVGIIYIIKLHHMVDDKMHARSIGPYSLITQQPLGGKAQFGGQRFGEMEVWALEAYGASNILQELLTLKSDDIIGRAKTYEAIVKGENIPRPGIPESFNVLVHELRGLGLDLTFE